The proteins below are encoded in one region of Oreochromis niloticus isolate F11D_XX linkage group LG6, O_niloticus_UMD_NMBU, whole genome shotgun sequence:
- the LOC102081387 gene encoding uncharacterized protein LOC102081387 isoform X2 gives MSGIQYLAYLWVFVITQTGFVCSEIHFLKQYEGESVVLPCEIEQRYPAPWGVYLKRSWLVKEDVLFKHTNNNFTSKDSDKKRISVSGDPSLHFVNITISQLTANDTDRYYCEFVVENISSADSRIRGKTEFFLLVGAGAQRGGSSNSFLVYALSSAVVVLLLLFTGFVVISKCKGSQSMKSQVPDVYEEMGRATSPSQTQAPAHQREITEAFQQSKPHLGNPYEF, from the exons ATGTCTGGGATTCAGTACCTGGCTTACTTGTGGGTTTTTGTCATCACACAGACTGGTTTtg TTTGCAGTGAGATTCACTTCTTGAAGCAGTATGAGGGTGAATCCGTTGTTCTTCCCTGTGAGATTGAACAGAGGTACCCAGCGCCCTGGGGAGTCTACCTCAAACGATCCTGGCTGGTTAAAGAAGACGTGCTGTTCAAGCACACCAATAACAATTTCACAAGTAAAGATTCTGACAAAAAACGAATTAGTGTCAGTGGAGATCCAAGCCTTCATTTTGTGAATATCACCATCTCTCAGCTGACGGCCAACGACACAGACCGCTACTACTGCGAGTTTGTCGTGGAAAATATTTCCTCTGCAGATAGCCGCATACGTGGAAAGACAGAATTCTTCCTTCTTGTTGGTGCTG GTGCGCAGCGTGGTGGCTCCAGTAACTCCTTTCTGGTGTACGCTTTGTCATCAGCTGTGGTTGTTCTCCTTCTGCTCTTCACTGGATTTGTTGTGATTTCTAAA TGCAAAGGATCTCAGAGTATGAAGTCACAAGTACCCGATGTCTATGAGGAAATGGGTAGGGCAACATCTCCCAGTCAAACACAAGCCCCTGCCCATCAGAGGGAAATAACAGAAGCTTTCCAACAAAGTAAACCTCACCTGGGGAACCCCTATGAATTTTAA
- the LOC102081387 gene encoding uncharacterized protein LOC102081387 isoform X1, with translation MSGIQYLAYLWVFVITQTGFVCSEIHFLKQYEGESVVLPCEIEQRYPAPWGVYLKRSWLVKEDVLFKHTNNNFTSKDSDKKRISVSGDPSLHFVNITISQLTANDTDRYYCEFVVENISSADSRIRGKTEFFLLVGAGCFDLVPTGAQRGGSSNSFLVYALSSAVVVLLLLFTGFVVISKCKGSQSMKSQVPDVYEEMGRATSPSQTQAPAHQREITEAFQQSKPHLGNPYEF, from the exons ATGTCTGGGATTCAGTACCTGGCTTACTTGTGGGTTTTTGTCATCACACAGACTGGTTTtg TTTGCAGTGAGATTCACTTCTTGAAGCAGTATGAGGGTGAATCCGTTGTTCTTCCCTGTGAGATTGAACAGAGGTACCCAGCGCCCTGGGGAGTCTACCTCAAACGATCCTGGCTGGTTAAAGAAGACGTGCTGTTCAAGCACACCAATAACAATTTCACAAGTAAAGATTCTGACAAAAAACGAATTAGTGTCAGTGGAGATCCAAGCCTTCATTTTGTGAATATCACCATCTCTCAGCTGACGGCCAACGACACAGACCGCTACTACTGCGAGTTTGTCGTGGAAAATATTTCCTCTGCAGATAGCCGCATACGTGGAAAGACAGAATTCTTCCTTCTTGTTGGTGCTG GATGCTTCGACCTTGTGCCTACAGGTGCGCAGCGTGGTGGCTCCAGTAACTCCTTTCTGGTGTACGCTTTGTCATCAGCTGTGGTTGTTCTCCTTCTGCTCTTCACTGGATTTGTTGTGATTTCTAAA TGCAAAGGATCTCAGAGTATGAAGTCACAAGTACCCGATGTCTATGAGGAAATGGGTAGGGCAACATCTCCCAGTCAAACACAAGCCCCTGCCCATCAGAGGGAAATAACAGAAGCTTTCCAACAAAGTAAACCTCACCTGGGGAACCCCTATGAATTTTAA